The following proteins come from a genomic window of Alnus glutinosa chromosome 10, dhAlnGlut1.1, whole genome shotgun sequence:
- the LOC133879737 gene encoding E3 ubiquitin-protein ligase DIS1: protein MASVFDDIRSKPEVIDPPQSEDMMDVGENVNDPAPNALKPNTTVSSSVRELLECPVCLNAMYPPIHQCSNGHTLCSGCKPRVHNRCPTCRHELGNIRCLALEKVAASLELPCKYQSFGCMGIYPYYSKLKHESQCVYRPYNCPYAGSECTVIGDIPSLVAHLKDDHKVDMHSGSTFNHRYVKSNPQEVENATWMLTVFSCFGQYFCLHFEAFQLGMAPVYIAFLRFMGDDNEAKNYSYSLEVGGNGRKMIWQGVPRSVRDSHRKVRDSFDGLIIQRNMALFFSGGDRKELKLRVTGRIWKEQ from the exons ATGGCATCTGTTTTTGATGACATACGGAGCAAACCCGAGGTTATTGATCCTCCTCAAAGTGAAGACATGATGGATGTTGGTGAAAATGTGAATGATCCGGCTCCAAATGCTCTAAAACCTAATACGACTGTTTCTAGCAGTGTCCGTGAGCTATTGGAGTGCCCTGTGTGCTTAAACGCCATGTACCCTCCTATCCATCAG TGTTCAAATGGTCACACATTGTGTTCTGGTTGCAAGCCCCGGGTGCACAACCGGTGCCCCACTTGCAGGCATGAACTTGGCAATATAAGATGTCTAGCATTGGAGAAGGTTGCTGCTTCTTTGGAACTTCCATGTAAATATCAGAGTTTTGGTTGTATGGGCATATACCCATATTACAGCAAACTCAAACATGAATCTCAATGCGTCTATAGACCCTATAACTGTCCTTATGCTGGATCAGAATGCACTGTCATTGGTGATATTCCTTCTCTGGTGGCCCACTTGAAAGATGATCACAAAGTTGACATGCACAGCGGCAGCACTTTCAACCATCGCTATGTCAAATCAAATCCACAAGAAGTTGAAAATGCCACATGGATGCTGACG GTCTTCAGTTGCTTTGGTCAGTACTTTTGTCTGCATTTTGAAGCTTTCCAGCTTGGGATGGCTCCGGTCTACATAGCATTCCTGCGATTTATGGGAGACGATAATGAGGCAAAGAACTACAGCTACAGCCTAGAGGTTGGTGGAAATGGCAGGAAGATGATTTGGCAGGGGGTACCTAGAAGCGTTAGAGACAGTCATAGGAAGGTTCGTGACAGCTTTGATGGCCTCATCATCCAACGCAACATGGCTCTCTTCTTCTCTGGGGGAGACCGAAAGGAATTAAAGCTTAGGGTGACTGGTAGGATTTGGAAAGAGCAGTGA